From a single Arachis hypogaea cultivar Tifrunner chromosome 3, arahy.Tifrunner.gnm2.J5K5, whole genome shotgun sequence genomic region:
- the LOC140183757 gene encoding uncharacterized protein yields MILQVVVVAKSKSQNGANVNAPGDAATTAGIQTVDAPQASEMNITQPTVSQSQIIEQVPPPPPPLTRLDKLPHKRRATPGVEPIQGASSGTASKFIEFMKFVSTPGFKAPRKK; encoded by the exons ATGATATTGCAAGTAGTTGTTGTAGCtaaatccaaatcccaaaatgGAGCTAATGTAAATGCACCCGGTGATGCTGCGACAACTGCTGGTATACAAACTGTGGATGCTCCACAGGCTTCGGAGATGAACATCACCCAACCCACTGTTTCACAGTCACAAATTATAGAGCAG GtgcctccacctccacctccactcaCAAGGCTGGATAAGCTGCCGCATAAAAGAAGAGCAACTCCTGGTGTGGAACCAATACAAGGAGCTAGTTCTGGGACAGCGTCAAAGTTTATAGAATTTATGAAATTCGTCTCCACTCCGGGCTTCAAAGCACCAAGGAAGAAATAG